The Verrucomicrobium spinosum DSM 4136 = JCM 18804 genome includes a region encoding these proteins:
- a CDS encoding 3-keto-disaccharide hydrolase produces MIIPSKKSAATALSVLLLPMASLLPVSAADPVKSKIDLLESIKTGDVDYYVNPKADFHDDPKDIWTIQPDKNLHVSGRGYGYVATKQDYRDYHLVLEFKWGAKTWGKRENKARDNGLLLHSHGPHGAYRDTWMASIEAQIIEGGVGDILVLSPKMPDGTTLTTSLSAEFALDRDKEKIWKPGAPRQTVTAGRINWEKRDVDWTDVANFRGKEDVESPFGEWTRLEVIAKGDTLQYFVNGVKVNEAYECKPSQGKILLQTEGAEMIVRQFELHPLGTVKVSKPAAMAPGK; encoded by the coding sequence ATGATTATCCCCTCAAAAAAATCCGCAGCCACGGCCCTCAGTGTCCTGCTGCTCCCCATGGCCTCCCTGCTGCCTGTCAGCGCCGCAGACCCAGTCAAATCCAAGATCGACCTGCTGGAGAGCATCAAAACCGGTGATGTGGACTACTACGTGAACCCCAAGGCGGACTTCCACGATGATCCAAAGGACATCTGGACCATCCAGCCGGACAAAAACCTCCACGTGAGCGGGCGCGGCTACGGCTATGTGGCCACGAAGCAGGACTACCGGGACTACCACCTGGTGCTGGAGTTCAAGTGGGGTGCGAAGACCTGGGGCAAACGCGAGAACAAGGCACGCGACAACGGACTCCTCCTCCATTCCCACGGACCTCACGGTGCCTACAGGGACACCTGGATGGCCAGCATCGAGGCGCAGATCATCGAAGGCGGAGTGGGTGACATTCTGGTCCTCTCCCCCAAGATGCCCGATGGCACGACACTCACCACCTCCCTCAGCGCCGAGTTCGCACTGGACCGGGACAAGGAAAAAATCTGGAAACCCGGCGCTCCCCGCCAGACAGTGACCGCAGGCCGCATCAACTGGGAGAAACGCGATGTGGACTGGACCGATGTAGCGAATTTCCGAGGCAAGGAGGACGTGGAGTCCCCCTTCGGTGAATGGACGCGCCTGGAGGTCATCGCCAAGGGCGACACCCTGCAATACTTCGTCAATGGCGTGAAGGTGAACGAGGCATACGAGTGCAAGCCCAGCCAGGGCAAGATCCTCCTCCAGACTGAAGGTGCAGAAATGATCGTGCGTCAATTCGAGCTGCATCCCCTGGGCACCGTCAAGGTGTCCAAGCCCGCGGCAATGGCCCCCGGCAAATAG
- a CDS encoding twin-arginine translocation signal domain-containing protein — translation MHSSLPSPSRRQFLTHSALTAGACLLPAGHQAAALQPPYERTLRDRLWMWGHDAGSLTQGYGIGGKDSDIEPAAALEYMGIPNCCMVRFTGTPPPPFDDYVKQFAKTRRLTWSFVDGGKNFTTAQKLEQALDLAKKTPHLTGLDMDDFFLGDALPKNGATEAAAHLTVAQVAQIRKDLHALPRPLDLCMVIYTNQLHPVIQPHVDAVDQVYLWTWKARELANLEANFAAYRKIAPTKPTLLGIYMWDFGEKKTIPVSLMEHQCRLGLEWLKQGQIEGLIFHCTPLCGMKLEAVEWSRDWIARHANDVVRP, via the coding sequence ATGCATTCCTCATTGCCTTCTCCAAGTCGTCGCCAGTTCCTCACCCACAGCGCGCTCACTGCCGGAGCATGCCTGCTGCCCGCTGGTCACCAGGCTGCAGCCCTCCAGCCGCCGTATGAGCGCACCCTGCGGGATCGCCTCTGGATGTGGGGGCATGATGCTGGCTCGCTGACTCAGGGCTATGGCATCGGTGGCAAAGACAGCGACATCGAGCCCGCGGCGGCGCTGGAATACATGGGCATCCCGAACTGCTGCATGGTGCGGTTCACGGGCACGCCCCCGCCCCCTTTCGACGACTACGTCAAGCAGTTCGCCAAGACCCGCCGACTCACCTGGAGTTTCGTGGATGGAGGAAAGAACTTCACCACCGCGCAGAAGCTCGAGCAGGCGCTGGACCTCGCGAAAAAGACCCCTCATCTGACGGGGCTGGACATGGATGACTTCTTCCTGGGAGATGCCCTGCCCAAGAACGGTGCGACAGAGGCAGCCGCACACCTGACCGTGGCCCAGGTCGCCCAGATCAGGAAGGACCTGCACGCCCTGCCCCGGCCGCTGGATCTCTGCATGGTGATTTACACGAACCAGCTTCACCCCGTGATCCAGCCCCATGTGGATGCGGTGGATCAAGTGTACCTCTGGACCTGGAAGGCGCGGGAGCTGGCCAATCTGGAGGCAAACTTCGCCGCGTACCGCAAGATTGCCCCCACCAAGCCCACGCTGCTGGGCATTTACATGTGGGACTTTGGTGAGAAGAAGACGATCCCCGTTTCCCTGATGGAACATCAGTGCCGTCTCGGGCTGGAATGGCTGAAGCAGGGCCAGATCGAAGGGCTCATCTTCCACTGCACGCCTCTCTGCGGGATGAAACTGGAGGCGGTGGAATGGTCCCGGGACTGGATCGCCCGTCACGCAAACGACGTGGTGCGGCCATGA